The Achromobacter pestifer genome includes a region encoding these proteins:
- a CDS encoding fumarylacetoacetate hydrolase family protein, producing MKIVRYASESGPVLGRLDGQTITPFQGVADVQALLSNVAQASGAAVPLDSVRLLAPIVPQRNVFCVGWNYLKHYDESKGKREGQEVELPDRPTFFSKLPTTVAGPHDSVPLHEAYTAKLDWEVELAVVIGTEGRDIAEADALGHVFGYTIANDLSARDLQRAHGAQWFKGKSLDATCPMGPVLVTADEIGDPQNLALGCDVNGARMQVGHTRNQIFSVARVIAELSQGLTLLPGDVILTGTPEGIGAARQPPVFLVDGDVVECWVDGIGALRNVVRAGLCYAE from the coding sequence ATGAAAATCGTTCGCTATGCCAGCGAATCCGGCCCGGTATTGGGCCGGCTGGACGGCCAGACCATCACGCCCTTTCAGGGCGTGGCTGACGTACAGGCGCTGCTGAGCAATGTCGCGCAGGCCAGCGGCGCGGCCGTGCCGCTGGATTCGGTGCGCCTGCTCGCCCCCATCGTGCCGCAGCGCAATGTGTTCTGCGTGGGCTGGAACTACCTGAAGCACTACGACGAAAGCAAAGGCAAGCGCGAAGGGCAGGAGGTCGAGCTGCCGGATCGCCCCACCTTCTTCAGCAAACTGCCCACCACGGTTGCGGGTCCGCATGACAGCGTGCCCCTGCATGAAGCCTATACGGCCAAGCTGGACTGGGAGGTCGAGCTGGCCGTGGTGATCGGCACGGAGGGACGCGATATCGCCGAAGCCGATGCCCTAGGCCACGTGTTCGGCTACACGATCGCCAATGACCTCAGCGCGCGCGATCTGCAACGCGCGCATGGCGCGCAATGGTTCAAGGGCAAGAGCCTGGATGCGACCTGCCCGATGGGGCCGGTGCTGGTCACCGCGGACGAAATCGGCGATCCGCAGAATCTCGCCCTGGGTTGCGACGTCAATGGCGCGCGCATGCAGGTGGGCCACACCCGCAACCAGATCTTCAGCGTGGCGCGCGTGATCGCGGAGCTGTCGCAGGGACTGACCTTGCTACCCGGCGACGTCATCCTGACCGGCACGCCGGAGGGCATAGGCGCGGCCCGCCAGCCCCCCGTGTTCCTGGTCGACGGCGATGTCGTGGAATGTTGGGTGGACGGCATAGGCGCATTGCGCAACGTTGTGCGTGCAGGCCTGTGCTACGCGGAATAA